One window of the Rosa rugosa chromosome 3, drRosRugo1.1, whole genome shotgun sequence genome contains the following:
- the LOC133739685 gene encoding calcium uniporter protein 4, mitochondrial: MALRKALAKRSLDAVRVTSLTPFSVVVLGHQTIVPPNAAQANFHREYLTSSEPAEKGFFRRFFHHSATRIPEFLSLPVGEKLREKIKGVNRNGDRLRLAGLSPPPPDPATADESFYGISVSDVRKIMRLSQVEKLKAKLREVPESSVSYSEFRRICVEGCESEEQAAEFAKLLDESGNVIVLGNVVFLRPEQVAKSMESIISQTMGLPNDPRRRELDQLEKQKKVIDQRARALVQGELYGGLGFILLQTLGAIRLTFWELSWDVMEPICFFVTSIYFALGYGFFLRTSTEPTFQGFFQRRFKTKQQRLMEIYNFDVRKYNQLRKVFYPNSDQLASLDYVETTLVGALHR, encoded by the exons ATGGCGCTCAGAAAAGCGCTAGCCAAGCGTTCACTCGACGCCGTCAGAGTGACGTCACTGACACCATTCTCCGTGGTCGTTCTAGGGCACCAAACCATTGTTCCACCTAATGCAGCCCAGGCAAACTTTCACAGGGAGTATCTCACCTCATCGGAGCCCGCCGAGAAAGGCTTTTTCCGGCGATTCTTCCACCACTCAGCCACCAGGATCCCGGAGTTCCTCTCCCTGCCTGTCGGAGAGAAGCTCCGTGAAAAGATCAAAGGTGTGAACAGGAACGGAGATCGGCTCCGGCTCGCCGGACTCAGCCCTCCGCCGCCGGATCCGGCCACCGCTGACGAGTCGTTTTACGGAATCTCCGTCAGCGATGTGCGGAAGATTATGAGGCTGTCGCAGGTGGAGAAGCTGAAGGCGAAGCTGAGAGAGGTTCCGGAGAGCTCCGTTTCGTATTCGGAGTTCCGCCGGATCTGCGTGGAAGGTTGCGAGAGCGAAGAACAAGCAGCTGAGTTTGCGAAGCTTCTCGATGAGTCCGGCAACGTCATCGTTCTCGGAAATGTTGTGTTTCTCCGGCCCGAGCAG GTTGCAAAATCAATGGAGAGCATAATTTCTCAAACCATGGGCCTGCCAAACGATCCAAGGAGGAGAGAACTGGACCAGCTAGAGAAGCAAAAGAAGGTAATAGACCAAAGGGCCAGGGCCTTGGTGCAAGGTGAACTCTACGGTGGGCTGGGTTTTATACTACTCCAGACACTTGGTGCCATAAGGCTCACCTTTTGGGAGCTAAGTTGGGATGTGATGGAGCCCATTTGCTTCTTTGTGACCTCCATCTACTTTGCTCTGGGCTACGGCTTTTTCCTCAGGACATCCACAGAGCCCACTTTCCAAGGGTTCTTCCAACGCCGTTTTAAGACCAAGCAGCAACGGCTCATGGAGATCTATAACTTTGATGTTCGAAAGTACAACCAGCTCCGGAAAGTGTTTTATCCGAATTCCGATCAACTGGCGTCTTTAGATTATGTAGAAACAACCCTTGTTGGTGCTTTACATCGATGA
- the LOC133735264 gene encoding laccase-14-like, whose translation MSPRILVFAILMLPFFVSLALAEVHYYDFVVKEVNFTRLCENKLMLVVNESYPGPAIRARKGDTVYVNVYNEGFYGFTIHWHGVKQPRNPWFDGPEYVTQCPIAPGTNFTYQVQLTKEEGTVWWHAHSDWTRASVHGAIVVLPALGTTFPFPEPDEEEIIVFGSWYLGNLRERVEESLQPGSTETLPQSDAYTINGQPGDFLPCSINTTWRRRVDYGKTYLLRLVNANIDAEFFFAIAEHNLTVVGLDGAYTKPINTRYIVVTPGQTMDVLLNANSTPGLYYMAGRQYLSTTSDTGFDHMNATAILQYNGNYTTTDAPLFPEHLPMYMSQAEAFNFTNKIRSLATPEYPVNVPKESEVTTRMFITASMNSLYCAPDLGPTCLNISFATSVNNISWVNPTTDSILQAYYKNISNPIYETDFPDEPPTYYNFTDGGTTLSTVLTIQGTKVKVLDYNETVEIVFQGTNVMGGAVNHPMHLHGHSFYVLGFGFGSFDPLKDPKGYNLVDPPYVATFVTPKNGWLTIRFVADNPGVWFWHCHVERHMTWGMEAAFIIKDGGTAETSMLPPPAQMPSCDVPLDSAIKNYEALIEKQIE comes from the exons ATGTCGCCACGGATTCTAGTCTTTGCTATTCTTATGCTGCCCTTCTTCGTCTCTCTGGCTCTTGCCGAAGTGcattactatgattttgta GTAAAGGAGGTAAACTTCACCAGATTATGTGAAAATAAGCTCATGTTGGTTGTTAACGAAAGTTATCCAGGTCCAGCAATCCGAGCTCGCAAAGGGGATACAGTATACGTTAATGTTTACAATGAAGGATTTTATGGCTTCACTATTCATTG GCATGGAGTAAAGCAGCCAAGAAACCCGTGGTTTGATGGCCCTGAGTATGTGACACAGTGTCCAATTGCACCCGGTACAAATTTCACTTATCAAGTGCAATTGACTAAGGAAGAAGGAACCGTATGGTGGCATGCTCATAGTGACTGGACAAGAGCCAGTGTTCACGGTGCTATTGTAGTTTTGCCTGCTCTTGGTACCACGTTTCCATTTCCTGAGCCGGATGAAGAGGAGATCATTGTTTTCG GATCTTGGTACCTGGGAAATTTGAGAGAACGAGTTGAGGAATCTTTGCAGCCTGGAAGTACCGAGACTCTACCACAGTCAGATGCTTACACCATCAATGGCCAACCCGGCGATTTTCTTCCATGCTCCATAA ATACAACATGGCGTCGTAGGGTGGACTACGGCAAGACTTATCTTCTTCGCCTGGTGAATGCTAACATCGATGCAGAGTTTTTCTTTGCAATTGCTGAGCACAACCTCACTGTGGTTGGACTGGACGGAGCCTACACAAAACCCATCAATACCAGATACATAGTGGTAACTCCTGGACAAACAATGGATGTATTGCTGAATGCAAATTCTACTCCGGGGCTCTATTACATGGCTGGTAGACAATACCTTAGTACTACATCCGACACCGGCTTCGACCATATGAATGCTACTGCAATCCTTCAATATAATGGCAACTATACCACAACCGACGCTCCTTTATTTCCCGAGCACCTTCCCATGTACATGTCCCAAGCAGAAGCGTTCAATTTCACCAATAAGATTAGAAGCTTAGCCACACCAGAATATCCCGTTAATGTCCCGAAGGAGAGTGAAGTTACTACACGAATGTTCATAACAGCTTCCATGAACTCTCTTTACTGTGCTCCAGATTTAGGCCCCACCTGCTTAAACATAAGCTTTGCTACAAGCGTCAATAACATCAGCTGGGTCAATCCAACTACAGACTCTATCTTGCAAGCCTACTACAA GAACATAAGCAATCCGATTTACGAAACAGATTTTCCAGACGAGCCGCCTACTTATTATAACTTCACAGATGGAGGGACGACGCTTTCTACAGTGTTGACGATCCAAGGTACAAAGGTTAAGGTGCTAGACTATAATGAAACTGTTGAGATTGTGTTCCAAGGGACTAATGTGATGGGAGGCGCCGTGAATCATCCAATGCATTTGCATGGACATAGTTTCTACGTGCTAGGATTTGGTTTCGGATCCTTTGACCCGTTGAAGGACCCTAAAGGCTATAATTTGGTCGATCCTCCTTATGTGGCTACATTCGTTACTCCAAAAAATGGATGGCTAACAATAAGATTTGTAGCTGATAATCCTG GCGTGTGGTTTTGGCATTGTCATGTAGAGAGACATATGACATGGGGTATGGAGGCCGCTTTTATAATCAAGGACGGAGGCACAGCTGAGACTAGTATGCTACCCCCACCAGCTCAAATGCCTTCCTGTGATGTTCCATTGGATTCTGCTATCAAAAATTACGAGGCCTTGATTGAGAAGCAAATTGAGTAA